One window from the genome of Tolypothrix sp. NIES-4075 encodes:
- a CDS encoding cyclic peptide export ABC transporter codes for MNLIWLLLRASKLQVAIAILTGLVSGGTTARLIALINSAVSGNFTSNLVWYFAALAFVVVINSIICQVLLINLSQDAVYRLRLRLSQGILSSPLRHLEQLGASQLMTTLTEDVATLSTTVYAIPFICVDIAIIAGCLLYLGSLSIGVFAFTIGFIMVALGTIQLLINRAQHFLTLARVDQDRLFKHFSTIIDGIKELKLHAARRQDFFSQELQKSAATSRNHNATALITFSIGSNWSNLLFFTLVGLLLFGLPQLIAIEPSILSGYILTFTYLMLPMQSILDKLQQLSRASVALQKIERMGLTLAAQKEDTGTRGHEDTEIFSTLELQQVTHAYPGEVEDSNFTLGPLDLTFDSGQLVFIVGGNGSGKSTLAKLITGLYIPESGQIWLNGKVITDENREWYRQHFSVVFSDFYLFDRILGISNIDFDKQAQEYLQQLQLARKVKIENGKLSTTALSQGQRKRLALLTAYLENRSIYLFDEWASDQDPLFRDIFYKQILLNLKIQGKTVLVISHDDHYFYLADRVIKLDYGKVEYDKHNSTTPI; via the coding sequence ATGAATTTAATTTGGCTTTTGTTGCGAGCTTCAAAGTTGCAGGTAGCGATCGCTATTTTAACTGGTTTAGTCAGCGGTGGAACCACCGCCCGACTGATAGCACTAATTAACAGTGCTGTTAGCGGCAATTTTACATCTAACCTAGTGTGGTACTTCGCAGCACTAGCATTTGTAGTTGTCATCAACAGCATCATCTGCCAAGTTTTGTTAATCAATCTTTCCCAAGACGCTGTTTATCGCTTGCGGTTGCGGTTGAGTCAAGGGATTTTATCTTCTCCCCTGCGACATTTAGAACAACTCGGTGCAAGTCAATTAATGACAACCCTCACCGAAGATGTTGCCACACTATCCACCACCGTTTACGCAATTCCTTTTATTTGCGTTGACATTGCCATTATTGCTGGTTGCTTGCTGTACCTAGGTTCGCTTTCCATCGGCGTGTTTGCCTTTACAATCGGCTTTATCATGGTAGCGCTGGGTACTATTCAACTGCTAATTAACAGAGCGCAACATTTTCTCACTTTAGCTAGAGTTGACCAAGACCGCTTATTCAAGCATTTTAGCACCATCATTGATGGTATCAAAGAACTCAAACTACACGCCGCCCGCCGTCAAGACTTTTTCTCTCAAGAATTGCAAAAAAGCGCGGCTACATCCCGCAATCATAATGCTACAGCGCTGATTACATTTTCAATTGGTAGCAACTGGTCAAATCTGCTATTTTTCACTCTTGTGGGTTTATTGCTATTTGGTTTGCCGCAATTAATCGCAATTGAGCCATCTATATTATCAGGATATATACTAACCTTCACTTACCTGATGTTACCGATGCAAAGCATCTTAGACAAACTTCAGCAACTGTCTAGAGCAAGCGTAGCACTGCAAAAAATCGAGAGAATGGGCTTAACATTAGCCGCACAAAAAGAAGACACGGGGACACGGGGACACGAAGACACTGAGATATTTTCTACACTAGAATTACAACAAGTCACCCATGCTTACCCAGGTGAAGTAGAAGACAGCAATTTTACCTTAGGTCCGCTGGATTTGACTTTTGATTCCGGTCAACTGGTATTTATTGTAGGCGGTAATGGTAGCGGTAAATCCACCTTGGCAAAATTAATTACAGGATTGTACATCCCCGAATCAGGGCAAATTTGGCTAAATGGTAAAGTAATTACCGATGAAAATCGCGAGTGGTATCGGCAGCATTTTTCGGTAGTTTTTTCAGATTTCTATTTATTTGACCGCATTTTAGGTATTAGTAATATTGACTTTGATAAACAGGCACAAGAATATTTGCAACAGTTGCAATTGGCTCGCAAAGTTAAGATTGAAAACGGTAAATTATCGACTACAGCGTTATCTCAAGGACAGCGTAAACGTCTGGCTTTATTAACTGCATATTTAGAAAATCGCTCGATTTATTTGTTTGATGAATGGGCATCCGATCAAGACCCTCTTTTCCGGGATATATTCTATAAACAAATACTACTAAATCTCAAGATACAAGGTAAAACAGTATTAGTTATTAGCCACGATGACCACTATTTTTATTTAGCAGATAGAGTAATTAAGTTAGATTACGGCAAAGTTGAATATGACAAACATAATTCAACTACCCCAATTTAA
- a CDS encoding type II toxin-antitoxin system Phd/YefM family antitoxin has translation MQRVTVDEIQRDPLKYLNKVEAGESFVIVQADKPIAELKPITSAKKKMRPFGLSAGEFTVADDFDAPLPEEILNAFEGR, from the coding sequence ATGCAGAGAGTCACAGTTGATGAGATCCAACGAGATCCTTTGAAGTACCTCAATAAAGTTGAAGCAGGTGAAAGCTTTGTGATTGTGCAAGCTGACAAACCTATTGCCGAACTAAAACCGATTACAAGTGCCAAAAAAAAGATGCGTCCGTTTGGTTTATCTGCCGGAGAATTTACGGTGGCTGATGATTTTGATGCACCCTTACCCGAAGAGATTCTGAATGCATTTGAAGGTAGATGA
- a CDS encoding DUF4870 domain-containing protein — translation MQVSYDSDKRKLLSSLCHGAIFFSTGLLSIGVPIVINSLSDDPVVKSNAKESINFHFNVWFWATLIGIPIAIISFITFGIGGILFFPVVALGFAIHWGLTIWALFHCLTQPDEPFRYPFIFRLF, via the coding sequence ATGCAAGTTTCATACGACTCAGATAAACGTAAATTGCTATCATCTCTGTGTCATGGAGCGATTTTTTTTAGTACAGGATTATTATCGATTGGGGTTCCGATTGTCATTAACTCACTTTCCGATGACCCAGTTGTTAAAAGTAATGCTAAAGAATCGATTAATTTTCACTTCAATGTTTGGTTCTGGGCAACTTTAATTGGAATCCCGATTGCGATTATATCTTTTATTACCTTTGGTATTGGCGGAATTTTATTCTTCCCCGTTGTTGCACTTGGTTTTGCAATACACTGGGGATTGACAATTTGGGCATTATTTCACTGTTTAACTCAGCCTGATGAACCGTTCCGTTATCCGTTTATTTTTCGACTATTTTAA
- a CDS encoding class I SAM-dependent methyltransferase, whose product MTQINLWTSAEHALGYLAQADQIPHRIEGEKVLLEQVPKTVKRILDLGTGDGRLLALLKIDRPQVEGVAVDFSPTMLEAVKNRFANDATTKAIAHNLDEPLPELGKFDAVVSSFAIHHLTDDRKHSLYTEIFQILEPGGIFCNLEHVSSSTPALHEYFLKAIGRTLEQDDPSNKLLDVETQLTWLREIGFSNVDCYWKWLELALLIGLKPN is encoded by the coding sequence ATGACTCAAATCAACCTCTGGACTTCTGCTGAACATGCTTTAGGCTATTTAGCACAAGCAGATCAAATACCCCATCGCATTGAAGGGGAAAAAGTGCTGCTAGAACAAGTTCCCAAAACAGTCAAGCGCATTCTCGACTTGGGAACTGGAGATGGTAGGTTATTAGCACTGCTAAAAATTGACCGTCCGCAAGTTGAAGGTGTAGCGGTTGACTTTTCACCAACAATGCTGGAAGCTGTAAAAAACCGCTTTGCAAACGATGCAACGACCAAAGCGATCGCTCACAATTTAGATGAACCATTGCCAGAGTTGGGTAAATTTGATGCAGTAGTTTCCAGCTTTGCCATCCACCACCTAACTGACGATCGCAAACATTCTCTCTACACAGAGATATTTCAAATATTGGAACCGGGTGGTATTTTCTGCAACTTAGAACATGTTTCTTCGTCAACACCAGCATTACACGAATATTTTTTAAAAGCGATTGGTAGAACTCTTGAACAAGACGATCCATCAAATAAACTTTTAGATGTGGAAACCCAACTAACTTGGTTGCGAGAAATCGGCTTCAGTAACGTGGATTGTTACTGGAAGTGGCTGGAACTTGCACTGTTAATTGGGTTAAAACCGAACTAA